A segment of the Catenuloplanes nepalensis genome:
GCGCCCACGCCATCGGCCGGTGGCCGCTCGGCTCCAGCGCCCAGTAGAGCGAGGTCAGCCCCGCGGTGCCGGACGCGTCCGGGCCGAAGCCGAGCGTCCGTACCGTGGCGGCCAGGTCCTCCAGCGGCGTGCGCTGCTTGCGCCCGGCCGACGCGGCGAACTCCGCGGACGTGAAGAGCGCGCGCAGCACCGGCGCGATCGCGGTGCCGTTCGCCAGGTAGACCCGGGCCAGCGTGGCGACCAGCGCGGCCGGCGGCTCGTCCGCGACGAACCGCACGCACAGCTTCCGGGCGATCCGCTCGGCCGTGGCCGGGTGGGTGGCCAGGTGGTCCAGCAGCGCGGTCACGGCCGGCTCCCCGGCCGGGTCCGCGTTCGCGTGGCTGAAGCCGACCACGGTCACCGCGCCGGTCGCGTGCGCGCCCGCGGCGTACCGGTAGAGCCCGGTTCTGGAATCGACGCCTTCGCCGGTGAGCAGCACCGCGGCCTGGCGCACGTCCGCCTCGCCGTACGCGCCCAGGCCGACCGTGTGCAGTTCCAGCAGCTCACGGGCGTAGTTCTCGTTCGGCCTCGCCTTCGTCGAGTAGCGGTTGTCGAGATAGGTGAGCATCGCCGGGTGCCGCGCGCTCGCCTTCAGCAGGTCCGCGAACCTGCCGAGCGCGTGCCGGCGGATCACCGTGACGTCGTAGTCCGGACGGCTGTCCCAGACGTCGCTGTTCGGGCAGGTGACGTTGAGGTGGTTGGACCAGAAGTCCACCATGACCTCGAACAGCTGGCGGTTGCTCCAGATCGCCCGGGTGACCGCGGCCGTGCCGAGCTGGAACATCGCCTCCCAGCTGTACTTCTTGATCGTGCCCGCCTTCGCGGCCGCGCGCACCGCGGTGACGTCGTAGCCGGCCAGCGGGAACCGGGCGACCAGCGCGGCGCAGGCGTCGTCCGCGATCGAGGCCGGGTTCAGCTGCCGGTCCAGCCAGCGGGTGGCGCCCAGCGAGCGGATCTCCGCGATCGAGGCGGGCGTCGGGCCGTAGGTGGCGCGGCGCAGCAGGTGCAGCAGCGGGTCCGCCGCGACCAGGCCGGCCGTGTCCGCGTCCGCGGCGTGGGCGGTGCCGGGCGCGCCGATCGCGAGGGCCGCGCCGGCCGCGGTGGCGGCGCCGAGCAGCGTGCGCCGGGAGGTCTGTGCGGTCATGCCGTCTACGTCGCCGGGCAGGGCGGTAACCTGAACCGCCGCAACCGGACTGCCCCCGGCCGCAACCGGGCCGCAACCGTTGTCTTTCTCATATTTGCGCGAGATCAACGCGGCGCGAGAGGGTTGACGGGTGGGCAGAGAGAAGCGGGACGGCACGGTCCGCCGGATCGTGCGCGGCGGCGGTGTGGCCGAGGTGGTACCGGACCGTGACCGGGAAAACGCGTTCCTCCTGCTCGTGGACGGCACCCAGCAGTCGCATGTGGACCTGTCCGACCCGTCCGCGCTGGAGTTCGAGTACATGCGCCGGATCGCGGCCGTGCTCGACCTGACCGCACCGCCCGGCGCCCCGCTGCGCGTGCTGCACCTGGGCGGCGGCGCGCTGAGCCTCCCCCGCTACCTGGCCGCGACCCGCCCCGGCTCCACCCAGCGAGTGGTGGAGATCGACGGCGCGCTGGTCGAGCTGATCCGCGAGACGCTGCCGCTGCCCAAGGACTCGAAGATCCGGGTACGCGTGGGCGACGCGCGCGAGGTGGTCACCGGCAGCCCGGACGCGGCGTACGACGTGGTGATCGGCGACGTCTTCGACGCGGCCCGCACGCCGGCCCACCTGACCTCGGTGGAGTTCGTCGGCCAGGTCGCCCGGCTGCTGCGCCCGGACGGCCGCTACATCCTGAACATGGCGGACAGCCCGCCGCTGCGGTTCGGCCGCAACGCGGTGGCGACCGTGCGCGCGGTGCTGCCCGAGCTGTGCCTGATCGCGGACGCGACCGTGCTGCGCGGCCGGCGGTACGGCAACCTCGTGGTGGCCGCGGGCCGTACCCCGCTGCCGTTGCCCGAGCTGCGCCGCCGGATGGCCGGTGACTGGTTCCCCAGCCGGGTCGAGGCCGGCCCGGAACTGGACCGTTTCGCCGACGGTGGACGCGTGGTCACGGACGCGGACGCGGAGTCCTCGCCGCCGCCCCCGGAACTGCTCCGGCCGGAACGCCCCGAACTCTGAAGTCTTTCGATATATTGACTGCGCTTCCGAGAACGGACAGCCTGCCAGGCGCCGGTGTGTCGGAAGAAGGCATTTCCAATGCAGACCTTGCGTGCGCCAATTGATTCAGAGTTCAATCATTGCGGACTTCGGGGCTTCTCGGCCGACGGCTGCGACCGGTAGGAGGAACCGCTGTGGACACGCCCGTCACGGTGGCGATAGTCGACGACCACCCGGTGGTGCTCGAGGGCGTTCGTTCCTGGCTCGCCGGCGACCCGCGGATGCGCGTGGTCGCGACCGGCTCGTCCATCGACGACGTGCTGGCCGCCGCCGGTGACGTGAAGGTGCTGCTGCTCGACCTGAGCCTGCACGGCCGCATGGTGATCGACCGCGTCCAGGAGCTGTGCGAGGCCGGGCTGCGCGTGGTGGTCTACTCCGAGCACACCGAGCCGGAGACCGTGCTCCGCGTGGTCGAGGCCGGCGCGGTCGCGTTCCTGGCGAAGAACGAGGGCAAGGAGCACTGCGTCGCCACCGTGCTCGCCGCCGCGATGGACCAGCCATATGTCGCTCCCGCGCTGGCCGGCGCGATGGTCGGCGACCGGCGCCCCGAGCGCCCGGCGCTGTCCGAGAAGGAGCGCGAGGCGCTGCTGCTCTGGTTCCAGTCCATGTCGAAGGCGTCCGTGGCCCGCCGCATGCAGATCAGCGAGCACACCGTCAAGCAGTACGTGGACCGCGCCCGGATCAAGTACGCGAAGGCGGGTCGTCCGGCCGCGTCCAAGGCCGCGTTGCTCGCTAGGGCAATTGAGGACGGTCTGATAAAACCAGACGATGTCCAGGAATATCGGTCAAACGCATCCAATCGGTACTGAACGGGAGTTGACCCCCGCACAGGTGTCATGACTGTGGAGCCTTCAACCACCAGAGTGGGGCATTGAGGAGGTTTCTTTCATGGCCGATCACTCGTCCTCCTACTTCCGCCTGACGGAAGGGGCGCGGCTGCCCGAGGGACCCCGGCTCCACGAGGGCGAACAGCTGCTGTGGCACGGCCGGGCGAGCGTCGCGGAACACCTGTACAGCGAGACCATGACCCGCTCCGCCGTCCGCTGGACACTGCCGTCGTCGACGACCGTCACGGTCACCGACCGGCGGCTCACATTCGCCGGCCCGATGGAGCTCGAGGACGGCGCCGAGCGCGGCCGGGCGTGGAGCCACCGCGCGTGGATCCGCCGCCGGGACAGCCGGGCCATGGTCGGCCAGCTGCTCTACCAATGGCCGTACCACCTCTACGTGCACTCCACCCAGGAGGTGCTGCTCGTCTGCGGCGCCGCACTGGCCGGCGGGCGCCCCACGCTCGCGCTCTCCGGCGGCGACGTCGGCGGCGGCTTCCTGGCGAACATCCTGCGGCGGGCGATCGCAGGCTTCCGCATCCAGCACGCCGACGTGCTGGGCCTCAACGAGACCAAGATCGCGACGCTGGGCGGGCTGATGAACGGGCCCAACTTCCAGCGCAAGGTCGGCTCCGTGCCGCTGCCCGGCGCGCTGCTCCTCGGCTTCCAGCAGGAGCGGGAATACGCGGATGCGGCCCTCGCGGCCGTGCACCGCAGCCGCGCGCTGCACTAGCACTTCTCGGACTTTCTCCGGCGGGCCGGCTGCCACCGGCTCGTCCGACGAGGCTTCTCCACCCTTCACGGCGGAGAAGGCTCACGTGTGGGTGTGGGACCGGCGAACCAAGGGTGGGGGCGCCGGTTCCACCCCCACCCCGTCTGCCCTCAGAGCAGGTTGGCGCCCGCGCCCGCGTTCGCCCGGCTGATCACGTGGTCGACGATGCCGTACTCCTTGGCCTCGTCCGCCGTGAACCAGCGGTCACGGTCCGAGTCACGCTCGATCTGCTCCGGCGTCTTGCCGGTGTGGAACGCGATCCGCTCGTTCATGACCTTCTTGATGTGCAGCATGCTCTCCGCCTGGATCGCGATGTCCGCCGCCGTACCGCCGATGCCGCCGGACAGCTGGTGCATCATGATCCGGGCGTGCGGCAGCGCGTACCGCTTACCCGGCGTACCCGCGCAGAGCAGGAACTGGCCCATCGAGGCCGCCATGCCGATCGCGATCGTCGCCACGTCATTCTTGATGTACTGCATCGTGTCGTAGACGGCCATGCCGGCGCTGATCGACCCGCCCGGCGAGTTGATGTACAGCGAGATGTCCTTCTCGCTGTCCTCCGACGCCAGCAGCAGCATCTGCGCGGTGATCCGGTTCGTCACCGCATCGTCCACCTGGCTGCCCAGGAAGATGATCCGCTCACGGAGCAGCCGCTGGAACACCTCGTCATCGAAGCTGCCGCCGCCCGCACGCATCACGAGCTCGTCCCTGTCCATGCGCAAACCACCCCTCGATAAACGTCTCATCCAACACTCCGCCGCCACGGCCCCCGAACCAAGCGATTCCCCGCACAGCGAACAGCCCCATTATTCGCGCCCACACGCGCTCATGCGGCCCAGCCCACACCCCAGCCCGCCACGCGCCGCAAAAAACACCCCCTCCCCGCCACGCAAACGCCGCGACCAGCCAAAACACGATCGGGCCCTCATCGTTTTGCACATCCGACCCCCCACGAGCTAGGGTTTAGGAACCGACGCGGGGTGGAGCAGCTCGGTAGCTCGCTGGGCTCATAACCCAGAGGTCGTCAGTTCAAATCTGGCCCCCGCTACGAGGGATGAGGGTGTCCTGTCCGCAGAAAGCGCGGAGGGGGCACCCTCTTCGCATTCTGCTCCGGGGCCGAGCCCCGGAGACCCCACGTGCCGGGTGAGCGCTGCGTGGCCAACTCGCCTTCGCGGCCGGCTCCGGGGCCGAGCCCCGGAAACCCCACGTGCCGGGTGAGCGCTGCGTGGCCAACTCGCCTTCGCGGCCGGCTCCGGGGCCGAGCCCCGGAAACCCCACGTGCCGGGTGAGCGCCGCGCGGCCAACCCGCCTTCGCGGCCGGCTCCCAGGGCGAGCCCCGGAAACCCCACGTGCCGGGTGAGCGCCGCGCGGCCAACCCGCCTTCGCGGCCGGCTCCCAGGGCGAGCCCCGGAAACCCCACGTGCCAGGCGTGCGCCGCGCGGCCAACCCGCCTTCACGGCCGGCTCCCAGGGCGAGCCCCGGAAACCCCACGTGCCGGGTGAGCGCCGCGCGGCCAACCCGCCTTCGCGGCCGGCTCCCAGGGCGAGCCCCGGAAACCCCACGTGCCAGGCGTGCGCCGCGCGGCCAACCCGCCTTCACGGCCGGCTCCCAGGGCGAGCCCCGGAAACCCCACCTGGCGAGGCGGGTGACGACCCGCACCTCGTCGGTGCTGGCCGGGAGTACCGCGAGTTCGCCGTCACCGCTGTGCTGCGTGCGCCAAGCGGTCCGGTCGAGTCCGAGCCGGTGGGCCGCGGATCCGATGACTCGGACCAGGGTCTCCTGCGCGTGGACCTGCGCTTCGTTGCCCAGCCTGCCGTATCGCTCCATGTCGATCGCGAGAAGCAGACGTCGGACCGGTCGGTGTCGCGTCGGCACGGCTATGTACTCCTCTGAACTGCGGCGCTCCCTGGGTGGACGAACCATCCTTGGCGGCAGTCGAGCGGAGACATCAGCTAAAAATCCACGTTTGCATACGATCAGTACTCGGATTCTGGCGCTAGCCACAGCGTCGATTGCGTTAAGGAACGCCTCGGCTACCTTCGGTGAATTCCGGATCAGGTCGTAGCTCTGGAGGGGCTCGGGTCGGGGGTGTGGGGGCAATGGATTCGCGGATTTGGGGCGGGGCGGCTAGGGTTGTAGTTGCGACGCGGGGTGGAGCAGCTCGGTAGCTCGCTGGGCTCATAACCCAGAGGTCGTCAGTTCAAATCTGGCCCCCGCTACGGATGAAGAGGCCCGTGTTCACGGAGACGTGGACACGGGCCTCTTCGCGTTTCTGGAGGGCCGATGATTCTGCTGTCTGATCCGGCCGTTGCTGCGGTGGCGCAGGGGGACAACGGTGAAGAGCTGGTTGACGTGCGTGGGGTGCTGCGGGTCGACGGGCGGGCTGCGGATGCGGGTGGGCGTCATGCGCTGATGCGGTCGGGGCTGCTGGAGCGGCTGGTGAAGGCTCAGGCGGCGTTGCCGGGTGGGCTGGAGCTGCTGGTCATCGAGGCGTACCGGGACTACGACGCGCAGCTTGCGATCTTCAACGGGTACCGCGAGACGCTGCGTGGGCGGTACCCCGAGTGGCCGGATGCCCGTCTGCACGTCGAGACGACCAAGTTCGTGTCGCCGGTGGAGGTGGCGCCGCACAGCACCGGGGGCGCGGTGGATCTGACGCTGTGCGACCCGGACGGGCGCGAACTCGACATGGGTACGGTCGTCGACGCCACGCCCGATGACAGTGACGATGCCTGTTTCACGGCGGCGCGGAACATCTCGGCGGAGGCGGTGGCGAACCGGCGGGTCCTGGGGGCGGCGCTCGACTCCGCGGGGCTGGTCAACTACCCGACGGAGTGGTGGCACTGGTCGTACGGCGAGCGGTATTGGGCGCTGATGACCGGGGCGCCGGCCACGCTCTACGGGCCGGTCCGCCGCTGATCCGGGCCGGGGGTCAGGGCGGGCAGGCCCAGCCGGGAGCAGGTGTCGGCGGGGCCGGGGAAGACGGCGGCGGTGCCGTCCAGCACGCACGCGACCAGCGGTGGTGCGGGGCGCACGATCGTGGTGTCCGGGTCCGGGTCGAGGCCTTTGCGGTCCGCGGTCAGCCAGCCCTGGGTCCAGAGGAACTCGCACATGCGGATCGCATCGGCGGGGCCGCGCTCGCCGTCGGTGGGGGTGCCGAGGCCGGAGAGCGTGCGGTACTCCTCGTCTAGCGTCGCCCGGGAGTAGCAGTACGTGCCGTCCCGCAGGTCTCCGTCCGGGCGCGCGAACGCCACGTAGGCGGTCGCGCCCGCGGTCACGGTCGCGAGCGCGACGCCACCGGCCAGTGCCAGGGGCAGCACGCGGCGGCGCGGCGGCCGGGTCGTGAACCGTTCCACGGCCTGTCGCCGGGCTTCGAAGGATGGGAGGCGGCGGTTCTCGTACTCCGGCATCATGACTCCTCGCTGAGCAGGTGAGGCAGGGCGATCCGTTTCCGGGCCCGGGACAGGCGGGATCGCACGGTGCCGACGGGTACGCCGAGCGCGACCGCGGCCTCGGCGTAGGTGAGCCCGGACATCAGGACCAGCGCGATCACGTCCTGGTCGGGCCGGGGCAGGGTGCGCAGCTCGCGCAGGACCGGGGCGAGCCGGCGCTCGTCGTCGATCCGGCCGGCCACGTCGTCCGAGTGGTCCGGCGTGGTGAGCGGCGCGGCGCTCATCCGGTACAGCGCGGTGTCGTACCGGCGGGCCGTGCGGTGCAGGTTGCGGGTCACGTTGTTGGCCACGCCGAGCAGCCACGGCAGCAGTGAGCCGGCGGCCGGGATCGCGTCCGTGCGGCGCCGCCACGTCTCCAGGAACACCAGCGAGGTGGCGTCCTCGGCGGCGCTCCACGAGCCGAGCCGCCGGAAGCAGTGGTGGTAGACGCGGTCCGCGTGCCGCTGGAAGATCTCGCCGAAGGCCTCGCTCTCCCCGTGGAGAGCGAGGCGCATCAGGTGCTCATCGGATTCGTCGCGGCCCATACCCGACTATGTCCGCGGAGGCGTCCGGGGTTCCCGCCGGGTCAGGCGGGGGCGTGCACCGGCTCGGCCGGGGCGGTGCGGGCGGGCCGGAGGACGGCCGTGGCCAGGGCCATCGCGGTCAGGATCAGGGCGGCACCGATCAGGAAGGCGAGGCGGTAACCGGCGGTCAGGGCGGCGGGCTCGTCCGTACCCCCGGTGATCAGGTCTTGGGTTTCGGTCGCGGCCAGGCCGGAGAGGACGGCGACGCCGAGGGCCATCCCGATCTGCTGGGTGGTGTTGAAGATGCCGGAGGCGAGGCCGGCGTCGTCCGGGCCGGCGCCGGACATGCCGAGCGTGGTGAGCGCGGGCAGCACGAGTCCGGCGCCGGCGGCGAGCAGCATCGCGGGCAGCACGTCCGGCACGTAGTGGCCGTCGACCGGGATCCGGGCCAGCCAGCCGAACAGCAGCGCGAGCAGGGCCAGGCCGGTGAGCAGCACGGCGCGCGGGCCGAACCGGGAGATCAGCGGCGCGGACAGGCCGAGCGAGATCGCGCCGATCAGCACGGCGGCGGGCAGCATGGCCAGGCCGGTGCCGAGCGCGGACCAGCCGAGCACACGCTGCATGTAGAGCGTGCTGAGCACCTGGAAGCCGAACATCGCCGCCATGATCAGCACCTGCACCGCGTTCGCACCGGCCACCGCGCGGTTGCGGAAGATCCTCAACGGCATCAGCGGGTACGCCGTGGAAGCCTGCCGGACCAGGAACGCGACCAGCAGCGCGGCCGAGGTGAGCGCGGTGATCGCGACCATGGCGGAGAAGCCACGCTCGGTGCCGGTGACCACCGCGTGCAGCGCCAGCGCCAGCCCGGCCGTGACCAGCAACGCGCCCAGCACGTCCGCGCCGGCGCGCAGCCCGGCGCCGCGGTCGCCGGGGAGGACGAGCGCGCCGAGCACGATCGCGGCCACGCCGATCGGCAGGTTGATCAGGAAGATTGAGTGCCAGCCGGCCGCCTCGGTGAGGATGCCGCCGACCACCTGGCCGATCGCGGCGCCGGCCGCGCCGGTGAAGCTGAAGATCCCGATCGCGACCGCCCGGTGGCGGCCCTCGGCGAACAACGTGATCAGAATGCCGAGGCTGACCGCGGTGGCGGCCGCGCTGCCCACGCCCTGCAGGAACCGCGCGGTGAGCAGCACGCCGGCGCCGGTCGCCAGGCCGGCCAGCACGGACGCGAGCGTGAAGATCGCGGTGCCGGCCAGGAACACGCGGCGGCGCCCGATCAGGTCGCCGAGCCGGCCGGCGAGCAGCAGCAGGCTGCCGAAGCCGAGCAGGTACGCGTTCATCACCCAGCTCAGCCCGCTCGGCGAGAAGCCGAGCTCGGCCTGCATCGCGGGCAGCGCGACCGTGACGATGCTGCCGTCCAGGATCGTCATCAGCGTGGTGGTGGCAAGCACGCCGAGCGCGATCCAGGTGCGGCGCGATGGTACGGATATATCGGACATGGCGGTCCTCCCCGTCGGATACGACAGGCAGAACCGTAACAGATAGTTCTGTTGCAGACTATCCGCTTCGGAAGTTCAGCTCTCCCGCTGGCGCGCCCGCCGAGCCGGCACCGGCGCCTCGACCGGCGCCGCGAGATGGCCCTCGACCAGCCGCCTCATCGCGCGCAGGAACACGTCCCGCTCATCCGGCGGCAGCGCGGCCAGCACGTCCGCGTGCACCTGATCCGCGATCGCCTGGCTCCGCACCGCCAGCTCGGCACCCGCATCGGTCACCGAGACGATCCGCGCGCGACGGTCCCGGTCGGACGGCCGGCGCTCGGCGAGACCGGCACGCTCCAGCGCATCCACGGTCACCACCATCGTGGTCTTGTCCATGTCGCCCAGCTCGGCCAGCTCGGCCTGGGTCCGCTCCTCGCCCATCGCGTGCGTGAGCACGCAATGCATGCGCGCGGTCACACCCGCCTCGGCCAGTGCCGCGGCCATCCGGGTGCGCAGCACGTGAGCGGCATGGTTGAGCAGGAAAGACACGTCGGGTTCGACACGAAGCGGTGCGGTCATCCCCCCAGGATAGCGAGGTCGTCCGGCTCAATATAATCTCGCGCGAAATAGTTCCGCGGTCGGCCTATCGGCAGTAGCGCGCCTCGATCGCCGATCCGCCACGGTCACGTCCGTGCACATGCTGACCCGAGACACGATCGAAGAGAGACAAGCCGTGTGACGGCGGCCCCCGCACCGATCGCCGGTGCGGGGGCCGCCATACGGTCACCCGCTCACGTGACCACCCAGCCCCGGCAGTTCGTCCTGCACACCCGCCTCTCCGAAGACCGGATCACGATCGCCCTGGCCCGCGTCCCGGCTCCCGGGCTCGCTGCCCACGGGCTCGCCCACGTCACCCTGATCGGCGATCTCACACGCCGGTCGCGGCGTCGTCCACGGCTCCGCCGAACTTCGGCTGACCGACACCCGGGGCCTCGGCCGCATCGCCGTTATCCGCCCTGGCGGCGCCTGCGGTTCCGGCAGGGCCAGCGGTTCCGACCGTTCCGGCCGTTCCGGCAGGGCCAGCGGTTCCGGCGGGGCCAGCGGGGCCAGCGGGGCCAGCGGTTCCGGCACTACCGGCGGGCTCGGTTGTGCCGTCGGCCGGTGGCACGATCGGCAGCAGCCCGGCGGTCGGCAGCAGGAATCTGCGGCTCGGCAGCATGGGACCACTGATCGGCTCGCGAACGGCGGTTCGGTCACCCGCAGAGCCGGACTCGATCGCTTCCAGCAGTCCACCGGCGGCATCGAGGCTGTCCGCCGGCGGAAGCCAGCTACTGGCCGACAGGGTGTCCCCGTCGCCGAACCCGGAGTCGGCCGTCCCGGCGTCGCCGCTGACGGCGACCGGCTCGATTTCGGCGGCACCACCGGCCGGCTCGGCGGCGAAGGCGGAAGCGCCGCCCGCGTCTTGCCGGCCGTCCGTATCGCTCTCCGCCGACTCGGTCTCGGTATGGCCGACCCGCGACGCCTCCGCCAGACCAACCGGCGACACCTCGGCCAGATCAACCCGCGACGCCTCCGCCAGGCCAGCCGACGACGCCTCGGCCAGGTCGACCGGGGACACCTCGGCCAGGTCGGCCGGGGACACCTCGGCCAGGTCGGGGGGCGGCCAGCCGGCGGGCAGGGCCCGTGCCCAGCCGTCAGCCAGGCGTCGCTGCACGAGCGCGCCGCCGGCCGGCTCGTCCTCGGCGAGATCACCGGCCGGTGACCAATGGTCGCCGAAGCGCAACGCGAGATCGTCGCCGGCCGGCTCGTCCTCGGCGAGATCACCGGCCGGTGACCAGCGGTCGCCGAAGCGCAACGCGAGATCGTCGCCGGCCGGCTCGTCCTCGCCGATCGGCGGCGCGAGATCGGCGGCCCGCCACCCGTCGTGGCCGGCGGGCGGCGCGTCGTCGCCGGCCAGCCAGGCCAGGGCGGCCAGGTCCGCCGCCGGTGCCGGCTCGCCGGCCGAGAGCCACTCGACGTCCACCGGGCCGAGCGACGCGAGGTCGTCGTCCACGACGGTTCCGGCCGATCCGGCGTCCGGGTCGGCCAGCAGGAGCGGCAGCCGGTCCGCGTCCGGTGGCTCCAGCGCGCTGCGGGCGACCAGCCACTCGTAGATCGTGCGCAGTGGTGCCCGCGGGTTGTCCTGGCGGCAGTCGACCGGCGGGATCAGCGAGGACGGGTGCTCCGGATGTTCGACGCAGTGGGTGAGCGCGCGCCCGACCGCGTCCGGATGGCTGCCGCCTCCGCCGGAGTCGCCGCAGGCCCGGCACTCCCAGCGCCAGAACGGCACGCCGAGCGCCGGGCGGGACTGGAAGACTCGCAGCGGCCGGGCCAGGTCGAGGTCGTCGCCGAGGTCGTCGCCGATCACGGTGGCCGGGGCTTCGAGGGTGGTCATGGACGCCGCCCTTCCCGAAGAGACAAATACCCTACGGGTTCATTTTTCAGACGAAAAACGAAGAATGGGCCGGTATCGGAGAATTACGGAACGTTGACCACGCCGGACACGGTCGCCTGGTCGATCTCCGAGATCCTGATCGTGAACTTGACCGTCCACTCGCCGGGTAGCGGGAAGTTGAGCGCCCCCAGCCCGTGGCTTTCGTCCACGATCGCCATCGGCGCGTCGATCGGCTCCAGCCCGGCGGACGGCAGCCCGATCGTCACCCGGAAGTCCTCGATCGGGATCGGCCTGCCCTCCGGCGTGTAGACGAAACCGTGCAGCGTGTTGTACTCGCCGCGCTGCACCGGATAGATCTCGTACTGCAGCGTGTAGATCGGGCTGCTCAGCGTCTCGCTGAACGTCTCCGGCACCACCACCGGCGCCTCCTCGCCGACGTTGCGCGACGGCGTGGTCTGCACCAGCACCGCGCTCGCGGCCAGCACCACCGTGGTCACCGCCAGCTCGACCGCGACCGACCGCCGCAGCCAGACGGCCGGTGGCCCGCCCGGCACCAGCCGCGCGGCCCACCCGGTCACGGACCCGTCGACGATCCGCCGGACCAGCAGCCGGGCCGCGCCGGCGAACGCGAGCACCACGCCGAGCAGCGCGGTCTTCGCCAGGATCAGCTGCCCGAACCGCGTCGTGACCAGCTGCGAGACCGCACCGACCTCGACCATCACCTGGACGACGCCGCCGGCGATCAGGCAGTAGACCGCGAGCGCGGCCCAGCGCGACCAGACCGGCAGGATCAGCCGCAGCTCGCGGGCGTCCGCGCGGCGCAGCAGGAACGCGGCCAGCGCGATCAGGCCGCCGAGCCAGACCGCCATCGCGGCGAGGTGCACGAGGTCGGCGAAGACCGTGACGACCGGCATCCGGGACGCGATCGGGTGACCGGCGAGCGGCCAGGTCAGCAGGCCCGCGATCGCGACCGCGCCGAGCGCGACACCGCGACCCCGGAAGGGCCGGAGGACCAGCAGCGGTACGGCCAACGCCAGCGCGACCAGCCGGCCGAGGTGGGTGAGCCCGAACTGGCTGATCAGCACCTCGCCCAGCCCGGCGGCCGTGGCGTCCAGCGGACCTCCGCCGTACGCGTAGGGGGCCTGCAGCCAGATCGCCGCGACCGCGCCCAGCGCGATCAGCCCGGCGCCGGTGAACATCATGATCCGTGGCCCACGCCGGCCGGCCGGGGTGCGCAGCAGCCGCCGCGGCCACAGCGACAGCATCAGCAACGCCGGTCCGGTCAGCAGCGTGAGCCCGAGATAGCCGAGGTACTTCGCGACCGAGATGCCGGTCGTCACGCCGGCGTCGACCGAGTCGCCGGTGACCGCGCCGTCGAACGTCGACCGCGCGCCGACCGAGTAGGAGAAGCCGCCGCCGACCGGGTGGCTGTCCGCGGACACCACCCGGTAGCTGACCGTGTACGTGCCGAGCGGGCGCTCCGCCGCCACGATCGGGATCGTCATCACGGCGCCGGCCAGCGTGGCCTCGCCACCGGTGACCGGCGTGCCGTCCGGTGCGACCACCTTGACCCGGCCCGGTACCAGCCGGACCGTCTCACTGAACGTAATGGTGACCGCGGCCGGTGCGGCGTTCACCACGGCACCGCGCGCGGGCACGGTGTCGACGACGACCGCGTGCGCGGAAGCGGGCGATACCGGGCCGATCAGCACGACCAGCGCACCTAGGACCGCAGCGGCGACCAGCCGTACCCACCTCATGTCCTGTTGTTCGGATCTGGACCTTCGATTGGTTCAACGCGCGAGCGGACTTTTCCCCGCATCCTCACCCACCGCATTGACGCACCCTCATATTGGCCATAGCGTTTCATCGATTAATGACCTTGCTCGGGAGGGTTCATGCGACTGCTCAATCCCCCCACGTCCCGGCGCCGGCTGCTGGCACCAGCGCTCGCCGGCGTCCTGATGCTCACGCTCACCGCCACGCCCGCCGGTGCGGCCGGCGAGCGGTACCTCGACTCGAAGGCCTCCACCCCCGCCCGGGTCGCCGACCTGCTGCGCCGGATGACGGTGGAGGAGAAGGTCGGCCAGCTCCAGCAGATCGCGGTCAACCG
Coding sequences within it:
- a CDS encoding DUF1800 domain-containing protein, which translates into the protein MTAQTSRRTLLGAATAAGAALAIGAPGTAHAADADTAGLVAADPLLHLLRRATYGPTPASIAEIRSLGATRWLDRQLNPASIADDACAALVARFPLAGYDVTAVRAAAKAGTIKKYSWEAMFQLGTAAVTRAIWSNRQLFEVMVDFWSNHLNVTCPNSDVWDSRPDYDVTVIRRHALGRFADLLKASARHPAMLTYLDNRYSTKARPNENYARELLELHTVGLGAYGEADVRQAAVLLTGEGVDSRTGLYRYAAGAHATGAVTVVGFSHANADPAGEPAVTALLDHLATHPATAERIARKLCVRFVADEPPAALVATLARVYLANGTAIAPVLRALFTSAEFAASAGRKQRTPLEDLAATVRTLGFGPDASGTAGLTSLYWALEPSGHRPMAWAPPNGYPDVAAAWASPSGLLTRWNLHINLAANWWYKQLTRPASLRVALLPSVPATYGGLVDALALRLVGTRLAAAHTTALAAYFGKSTGSALKSTDRALNANFPYLVALILDSPYFLVR
- a CDS encoding spermidine synthase, whose protein sequence is MGREKRDGTVRRIVRGGGVAEVVPDRDRENAFLLLVDGTQQSHVDLSDPSALEFEYMRRIAAVLDLTAPPGAPLRVLHLGGGALSLPRYLAATRPGSTQRVVEIDGALVELIRETLPLPKDSKIRVRVGDAREVVTGSPDAAYDVVIGDVFDAARTPAHLTSVEFVGQVARLLRPDGRYILNMADSPPLRFGRNAVATVRAVLPELCLIADATVLRGRRYGNLVVAAGRTPLPLPELRRRMAGDWFPSRVEAGPELDRFADGGRVVTDADAESSPPPPELLRPERPEL
- a CDS encoding response regulator; this translates as MDTPVTVAIVDDHPVVLEGVRSWLAGDPRMRVVATGSSIDDVLAAAGDVKVLLLDLSLHGRMVIDRVQELCEAGLRVVVYSEHTEPETVLRVVEAGAVAFLAKNEGKEHCVATVLAAAMDQPYVAPALAGAMVGDRRPERPALSEKEREALLLWFQSMSKASVARRMQISEHTVKQYVDRARIKYAKAGRPAASKAALLARAIEDGLIKPDDVQEYRSNASNRY
- a CDS encoding ATP-dependent Clp protease proteolytic subunit, which translates into the protein MDRDELVMRAGGGSFDDEVFQRLLRERIIFLGSQVDDAVTNRITAQMLLLASEDSEKDISLYINSPGGSISAGMAVYDTMQYIKNDVATIAIGMAASMGQFLLCAGTPGKRYALPHARIMMHQLSGGIGGTAADIAIQAESMLHIKKVMNERIAFHTGKTPEQIERDSDRDRWFTADEAKEYGIVDHVISRANAGAGANLL
- a CDS encoding M15 family metallopeptidase → MILLSDPAVAAVAQGDNGEELVDVRGVLRVDGRAADAGGRHALMRSGLLERLVKAQAALPGGLELLVIEAYRDYDAQLAIFNGYRETLRGRYPEWPDARLHVETTKFVSPVEVAPHSTGGAVDLTLCDPDGRELDMGTVVDATPDDSDDACFTAARNISAEAVANRRVLGAALDSAGLVNYPTEWWHWSYGERYWALMTGAPATLYGPVRR
- a CDS encoding RNA polymerase sigma factor is translated as MRLALHGESEAFGEIFQRHADRVYHHCFRRLGSWSAAEDATSLVFLETWRRRTDAIPAAGSLLPWLLGVANNVTRNLHRTARRYDTALYRMSAAPLTTPDHSDDVAGRIDDERRLAPVLRELRTLPRPDQDVIALVLMSGLTYAEAAVALGVPVGTVRSRLSRARKRIALPHLLSEES